The DNA segment tagtaattgttttgtatatgtttcagCAAATGGACAAGCTGAAAGCTTACGAGCAGCCTGCATCCTTTCTCTcgctgttttctcttttctatatTGCTACTGTTGAGATATTTTGTGATCCTGATatgtatttttctgttgttgtttttagacTTTTCTGCAATGTCATCCGACGATGATGAAAGGAGTATCCGACTCTGGCTGTTTCTTATGACTGTaccaaaaatactttttttttttttttttaaagagcattaaaaataaatgacgaAAGTACAACTTATTTATTAACTACTGTTCACCTCTTTCATATTAAAGAAGTGTATTTTTTGCTacacatattttatttgtggGCACTGAATAGACGCTGCTTTAGTATAATTGCCACCTAAAAAGATTTAGTAATTTACTGGTTAATTACTTATGTTCAGTGTAAGAGGTGGGTGATCAATTAGACTATTTTTGTTACACTTAACCTTTCAAGATACGATGATAATAACATTGTTCAACAAAGGcttaaaacaaaaggaaatcaGCTGTGTACTCAATTCATATGGGCATAAATAAGGTAAGTCTGCATTTCAACAGTTTCCATGACAACTctctaaaattacaaaacatgcaGTTGTCCTTTAATATAATGCAAGTCTGTGTTGTCTTTTAACAGTGAGAGGCATCTGAGACGAGTTTTAAAACTTCTAGGGTTGAAGCGAAGATGCCCCCAACGACCTTTTACTGAAATCCACAAAGCAGTGGAGGTAAGTGTTAAAACATCAGtgcaaaaatacatattttcctGAAGTCTGTGTTAGGAGCTATTGTTGAAacaataaatgttattttctgtagttatttaaaaaagccCATTCaattaattgtttgtttgttttttagagtgAGATGAAACAGTGTTCTCCTGAACAAGGAATCAGGGCAATGGTAAAGCGGGTAAGGGATGTCAGAGGAGTGCGGCCTTGTTACAGGTTGGTTTCCATAGTGTGTACTCAATATAATCAAGTATTCTCTTGTTTTACTGTTGAGCTCAGAGTAAAATCTATTGTTACTGTAGAGACGATGTTGCTAATATAATGAGGGATATGGATGCAAGTGGTCTTCAGAGGAGATCTCCTGGAAAGAAGAAAATTCCCCGTCGGAATTACATCAGCCGTGGTCCAAATGACACCTGGCACATTGAtggtatttattttatcttttcaatTAACCTTCCTGTCATGTTTTGATGTTACTTCTGTCGAAacaaattgtaatttttatttgttgtttcataTAGGCAATGATAAACTGAAGTTCTTTGGAATGTGGATACATTTGGGGATTGATGGTAGGTCTGAATATGGCATTCGCTACTTAATTGATTATATTCAGATATAGTACAAAGTTGCTTCAAGATAAGGATGTGAGGTAAACTGAGGTGTTATCTCTCCTGAGTAGTCTAGGGCAGGgatgggcaactccaggcctcgaggtgccggtgtcctgcaggttttagatgtgtccttgatccacagctgattcaaatggctaaattaccctCACAACATGTtttgtagttctccagaggcctggtaatgaactaatcattttattcaagtgtgtttacccagggtgagatctaaaacatGCAGGACATTGGCCCTCGAGGTCTGGAATGGGCCAAGCCTGGTCTAAGGGACCAAGATAAAGTATGAATAGTGAAGGAGGATTCAAGATggcattttttaaaaggtttatttCCTGCTAGTCCATTCAGACTGGCAGTTATTTCAGGGAGGGCCAAGaacaacacaacaaataaaacatcccTGATATAAAGTAAACAGAATTTAActccaaagaaaataaaatgtacaatttacgaTAACCTACCTAACCAACACAATAAACAGGagaatacaaaacaaaaggcagctctCTCCTCGCATCAGTCTGAACACAGTCAAGGGTCACATTCAATTCCAAAGGCATGTAAGCCTACATAACTATGGCAGTCAAAATGGCCGGAGGAACCAGAAACAACGCCTAGACAGAATACAATGGAAAACCAGAATACTCTTGGGAAtgtaacaaaaaccaaacatattgccaaaacatgattaaatcaTATGTACGAGTGGCCGCTTTtcaatttctctcttttcagATTTTCCAGGAAGGTTCTATGGCTAAAGGTGGGCACATCCAACCGCAAACAAAACTTTGTGGCCAGATACTTCTTTGAGGCTGTTCAAGAACAGGGTGGTATGCAATATACTTAAAAAAGGGGGgttaaaaaaagattacattttggttataaatttattttttcatcattcacTAATTATCTTCAGTTTGTGTCTTTAGGCTGTCCTCAAATGATTCGGGGGGACAGAGGAAAGGAGAACCTTGTTGTTGGTCAAATGCAGATGGCATTTCACATGCGAGATCTTGGGAATCAGGCATGGAGTGCTTCAGAATGGGGACATCAGTGCACAACCAGGTATGTCTTTAAGCTGGTAAATGACTATTTCTAAAGTAACAACCTGACAACAAAACTGATAATGTCATGTTTATGTTGTTTAGAGAGCTGAATGTTTTAACAGTATTTTAAAGCGGACATGGATTAAGAAATGGCTGACAACATTTGAGGTAAAGCAAATCTTTCACCTGTAAAACCTAATAACAAAGACTAGCCATCAAAATTGCGCTAAACATACGATGGATTAGTTTATCTGAAAACACTatgctggaatttttttttttttttgtacatctgtACCTTTTCACTGATGAAATGCTCACCTTCACAACTTATGTCTTTTTCAAAACCACATGCTTAGGCCATGATGGAGTCTGGGATCCTTGAACTGGACAATCCTGTGCACATGTAAGTCAATATTTTTAGACATGAAAAATGATCAAGCAGCAGTATGAAAGTATGTGGTCTAGGAATGCCTTTGTTTTTGAGTACTGATTAAAAATTAGCTTTTACATATTCTTCCTCAAAGAAGCAGATGAACATATTAACTTTTTAATTATCCTTTTCATAGCAACTGCTTGCAGTACTCACACTTGCCACTGCTTCAAAGAGACTTAAAAACGGAGCAAACAGTTTGGAACACCCATGACATCCGCAAGCAACGCAATGCACCAGGTCCATTTGGGAAACCCGACCTTCTGTTTACCTCACCACCTCCTGGTATGTCATTTGAAagtctgtggggtttttttcttttttttcttttaactttcattagtttacttttactttaatatAGCACtcttcacaggataaaaaccacaaagtggcttcacaataatataaaacagacaTAACAGCACAATCGAACATacagaataaatacaatcaagGAAACATAATGATGTAGGGCAGAGCATTTCATGACCTGGGAGCCACCGTTCTGCAAGATCTATTGCCTCTGGTCTTCTGGTGGGACTACTAACAGCCATTGATTAGATGATCACAGGCTGGGAGAGGGAGTGTGGGGTTCTATAAGATCAGAAATGTAGGCAGGAGCTTCACGATTCGGAGCTTTGAAAGTCAttactaaaattttaaaatgatttttctaaaaTATACTGGAATCCAGTGTAATGAGCGTAAAACTGTTATAAtgtgctttcttttatttgtcttcCTAAGAAGCTTACTTCTGGTACAATCTGAGATTTCTGAATTTCTACTGTCAATACAAATATGGCTTCATATTGGCACCTTTAActaaaattaatcaaaatgTTTGAGTGATATTTACATCTTTCAGTTTCTGCAATAACATCTgtaaaaactgactgcttatTATACAGGTTGTAGAACAGCTTTatgattattcatttatttttaacattccAAAGTGAACATCTTTTCAATATTGTCTTTCATTCGCAGGATATGGCAATGTGCTGCACATAGTTGACCCAGACCTTTTAGACTACGCCAAGCAATTAATCTGTGAGGTGGAAGAGCCTTCACTGGTAGCAAACCAGGAATTCAGAGACATGTGCCAGAACATTTTAGAAAACAGCCAATTTCCCTGCACACCTGATGGTTGCCTTGCTGCATACCTCATGCTAGTCCAAGAGCTGACAACTGCCATGAACAGAAATGCAGTTCCTACACCTTCTACGTTTGCAGAGGCAAATGACATATACATCTTTCTGAAGAGACAGAGGATGGAAGGTGCACCAGTAAACATTTCCAATGACCAATAAATCATACAACATTGTttgttaacatttatttatccttGTTTACAATCAACAGGTAATTTGAAAACTGTCTGACCaacaaaatgtacaataaaatgttgaaaaacaATTGACAAGGTGCCATCTTTCATAAtgattcagtgtttcatttaaCACAACTTTTGTTAACCCTAATGTATAACATAATTAACATTGAAAGACTTTTGAACTGCAGACTGTAGCAACATTACCACTTGTAGCCATATCGGCTTGTAAGATCAAGGCCTGACTTGAGAAACTTAACAACATCAGATGCGGAAGGCCTTGAGTCTGGGTCATAGCTCACCAAACCACCAAGAAACTGTTTGTCACTGAGATGTGATAGGGCATGTGGTGGGGTTTTGGTGGCCATTAGTGCAGCCAGTTCTCTTTGTTTTTAACAGTCCACGGAGCGGACCCCGTCAGGATCTCCAGATATGTGGCTCCGAGGGACCACATGTCTGTCTGGAACGAGGCCTCTTCAAACATCAGTATGCATTCAGGAGCCATGTAAAGATATGTGCCACCAGCTGGACCAATAACCTGGGCAGTGAACTTACTCCCTTGACGAAGCATCACAGTGTCTCTTATGTTTGCCATGCCCAGTCTGTCAGGACTGCCTTCTTAGAAGGGTGGTGAACCTATAGGTATACACACGAGAACTTATCAGGTTGTCTTAAATCTCACAAATGTTATCAAAACTGTCATTCCAAAGACCACAGCtcataattgaaaaaaaaaaacccctcaaagcTTTTAGCACCCAGATCACCCAACCACTGCAGATTTATTCTGAGATTGTTTATTATACCTAACATTGAAATTAACAGATTGGATAATGATCAAACACGGTTTTATAgtcctgttcttttttttatccccATTCCACTTAAGAAAGTGGTACAGACTAATAGAACAATAGAAAAATTCAGTTTGTAAAGCCTAAACTTATTACAACATGTTTGGGAATTTTGTAGGTGTGCAACAACCAACATATTAAAGAAACAATGTAAGGCTTCCTACTTAAAAAAAGTCCTTTATATGAATATACCAGAACAGTTCCTCGTTGAAATGTAGTGTTAATAGACTGAAGAGAATAAAGTTCAATAAAGAAAAATTCAGTATGGCttatgtagaaatgtttagcttattttaggcttagacatgtaggaatgtttagtttttagagtttagaaatatGTTAActtagaatgtagaattattgtaaagacactgacactgccctcaatgtaataaaggcctgattgtgtcatgaacttagaaGTAGATTTTATGAGGCCCTCCCCCATTTGAGCTGTGAAactaagacaaagaggagttgataAGTGGAAATTCCTCAGGGTATACTTAGGAGGGGGTTTCAACATTTGTGACTTGATAACGTGGTCTGGAACGGAGATGGGTTTTTATGACATCCGGGAAGTCACTACATTGAGACACACACCTGCAGTGCTTTACTTTACGcacccacacccacatgcacactcactcacgtgtatgagtgagtgtgcatgagTGAGTGTATGTGCGCATACCTGTGTGTATACACAGGTATGCGCACATAGTCACTCACGAACACTCACGTAGTACGTGGGAGCGCGCACATGTAGGCATTCAcgtgctcgcacacacacaaacatgtaaacatggtGATTAGTTTTATGGCACCTCGTAGAGGGTTAGAAGGGGGTCACTTATACAAAACTGCATGTAACGGACAAAGGAGTTGAGATCTGCAGAGGAAGTCCGGGTTCTGTACATCTCCTTCTATAAGCTATAATCAATAAGTgtgtattaataaaatattgtaattgACTACTCTGAGTCCGGTGTTTTTTCTGGAAGCCTGACGAATACACGAACTGTGGTGAAACTGCTTTTTGCAACACTTACCATGACATTTGCTGGCTTTATATCCTGGTGAATGATTCTCTGTGCATGGATGTACTCTACTGCCATGGATAAGTCCAGTGATATGAAACCGGCATCATCCCCTTCAAGCTATCAGACAATATATAATGGGACCTAAGACCAACAAAGTCAATGTTTGGAAGTGTCCATCAAAAATCCCTGATTGCAGTCTCTTGTGAAACTGTAAGCAGAGGTGAATGGTGTGTGTGAGCAAGGTGGCCAACA comes from the Oreochromis niloticus isolate F11D_XX unplaced genomic scaffold, O_niloticus_UMD_NMBU tig00000241_pilon, whole genome shotgun sequence genome and includes:
- the LOC109194231 gene encoding uncharacterized protein LOC109194231; its protein translation is MGTSVHNQRAECFNSILKRTWIKKWLTTFEAMMESGILELDNPVHINCLQYSHLPLLQRDLKTEQTVWNTHDIRKQRNAPGPFGKPDLLFTSPPPGYGNVLHIVDPDLLDYAKQLICEVEEPSLVANQEFRDMCQNILENSQFPCTPDGCLAAYLMLVQELTTAMNRNAVPTPSTFAEANDIYIFLKRQRMEGAPVNISNDQ